In Lolium rigidum isolate FL_2022 chromosome 3, APGP_CSIRO_Lrig_0.1, whole genome shotgun sequence, the genomic window cggcgcggagcATGGCTACTCTTCTATGGCTGAATCGATCTAAAAAGCAAGAGCGCGTGCATGCATTAGGTGATGGCTGAATCCATCTAAAGAGATCCCAGAGCAAAAAACAAGAAGCTTAACATCCTAGTTTTCGGCTAGGATGTCTTCCACTGTTGATGAGAGGAGTCTAGTCAAAACCTGATTTAGGTGGGTCTCACCCCTCATACGTGTATATATGGTGAAAATACTAGAGTATATTGACCAGTATATGATGTTAAGTGAAGGTAATGGCATCTGTCAAAGCTTTGTTCCTTACAAGAACGTTCATCTTTCTATTAAAAAATGAGTCCTATATCCCCTCAATCGTTGAAGGAGAACGGAGTGTCTTACTCTGCTCAGTTCGAGACTGTGTTGCCACAAAACTAGACACAACCAAGTCAAGCAAAACTAAAATAGATAAAATCCGGCATGACAAGTATTATGATAATCCACCACAATGCGCCCAAGAAAACATGCACTAGCAAGGTTATCACTGACATAACAGAAGTCCTCCAGGCTCCAGCAAACCGCACATGAACTAAGAGTCAAACGCAGCCTTAGGGGCTCCCATGAAAACATGCACTAATTTCTGGGTGAGCATGCCTACAGACTTAAGCCTAAGTGAAAGATTACTGGGTGATCAAGCAGTAGTTAGTCCATCAGCAGTCACCGTTCTTGTTACCACATCCCTCAAAACTGAAACCTGCCCAAACATTACAAGTATTATGCTGTAAGCTCAGTGTTCAGAAGAGATATCATagtgaaaaatataaaatttcgTTCAGCTGGTATGCAAAAGGATAAACGAATGTAGCTTATTAAGTCAAATGAAATGGTACTGCAGCCGGACCAACAAACATGTAACTTGATCTTGTATTGCGGGATTGGACATCTATTAAACTCGTCTTTAGTTATGGAAATAAATAGTCCCTAGAAAAGCATTTCTGCCTCTACTACTGaggtttttatatttcttttattgCAGATAAGGAGCTTCTAGAGATCCTCTAGTATGCTGTGCACAACTCAATATGCCGTACTAGCAGTGTAGCTATTGTCAATAGGTACTAAGTAATGCTAGCAATTGAACACAGCAATTAATAGGATGGAACATCTTCAAATTGTGTGGGTTGCATCCCACAAGGAAAGAAATGCACACCATAACTGAAATCAAGTAACTGTGAATTGTTCTGCCAATCTATCTGTGTTGCCTAAAAACAATTCCAACAGCCAAATAAGTCTATCAAGTGTTGGGGTTCTACCTTGGAACGAACCTGGACGTCTCTAGCTAATACTTGTCAAGTTGTTATGACTTATGACAGGTTTTCATTGCTTGTTTTTGTATAACTTGCAGCATGAAGAGTGTGAAGTTATTTACAGTAACACCATACTTACTAAAGCTTTTGGACATTAATTTTCTCCAGAGATATGCTTCTGTCGCTCAAGATCCTGAAAATATTATGGACACGTTCATCAATCATTTGACATTTAATTTCGACTATCTTAAGCTTCTTCAGTGTAAGTGATTCCTCCATTAAACCACTGCCATCCAATTCCATGTCAGATTTGGGTTTCTGTAGCAAATAAAATACTTTAAAAGATCAATCATGCAACATAGTTCGTTCTACAAATGCAATACACATCACAATTACTTACTAGAAGATATATATACCTGGCAGAGTTGAAGAATGAGTTTCTCTAGAACCGGTGTGTAATGGAGAAGGCACAGTAGTGTTTGGAAATCAGCAACCAAACACCAGTCACTGAGTAACAAAGATTTTAGCTTACTAAATTCAGGGCAGTAGCGAAGATCCCTTTTGAATGTAACCTGTGGAAAGTGCAAAGAAGTAAGAGCAGTTTAAGATTTAATTTTCGTGCAAGATGAAACGGTAATGTGGTGGATATAAAACTTGAGCATGCAAGATCAAGTGAACTGGAAGCATACCATTTTAGAGGAAGCTGTCAATTCCAAACACGTAGCAGTGGACAGACCCAAAAGATGCACAGAGACGTCAGGTGCACAATCATCCTCCAAATACACCATGCCACAGTCACAGTCACAGTCTTCAGAGCCACCATTATCACAGAAATCACAATATTCCTCATTCTGGTGGCCAAGATTGACAGATGCAGTTTCTAGTAATGGCATGCTTCCGAGGATTGGAGTCACACCAACATAATCAGCTAGTTGCAGTGAAATAAGACTTGGAGCTGATATAAGAGTTGGGTGTGATCGCCAGCAAAGCTCACATCCCATGATGCTAAGATGTTTCACGGACCGGGACAAGATCTTGTCAGTATCAATGACACAATTGGTGATCTTCAGATCTTTCAACACTGAGCAGCTCGAAAAATCAAGGAAGCTATCTTCCAAGGAGACACCGTTGAGCTCTAATCGCCATAGATGCTGGGATAGGAGCGGTTGGTTGGCCAGTGTGACGAGCGGCTGGTCCTGAGTAGTTTGTAGATTAGCATGGAAATGGACTTGCAGCACCTGGGTATGGCACATCAAAACGTGCCGGATCCAGAGGTCGACACTTGCATCATCCAGTCGCAAGAACCCACGCAGATCGAACTCGCACTCGTCGAGAACAGAGCTCTGGTCGCGGGGCAGCAGCAGCCGGTTCACGAACTCATTGAGCTTCTCGACACTCCGAAACGCGTCGACGTCCGTGACGCTTAGGCGAGGGATTAACCTCCAGAGGTGACGCCAGCGCCGGGCGAGCACGCACGTCCGCACCGCCTCCCGTGCCTCAAGGAAGCCGAGCGCGTACTGCAGTACGGAATCCGGAAGTGCGCTGAGGTGGTCTACCCTGCTCGGCGGCGACACTTTCGCGGTCTTGCCCCGGTGAGACATTCCGTCGGACAGgtgaggggcgccggcactgcagACCGATAATAAGTTGATATAGACAAGGGGAATGGAGCGGGAAGAAAAAGGAGAGCACCGTCACCGTGATATAGATAATAAGTTCTATGTACGCCGGCCGCAACAAGATCTAATGACGAAGACGACTACCTCTGCTCGTCACCGTGCACCTCTGAATCCTTTGCTTCTTTGGGTTTTGGTGGCACTGGATAGTGGGTTTTGGTGCAACAAGATTCAGAATTATAACCCTGGAGGATGAAGAGTCCCTTCAGCTCCCTGAGCTGAGCTGGGTTTTTTTCTATAAAAAACGAAAGTCTTGTTTTTAAAACTTATAATAAAATACACAAGTACTACCTCTATCccgaagcttaaggcttatattatttttagaaaatcaAACCATGTGAAAAGTAAACTTTTAGCAAAAATCATTAATATGCGAAATACAAAttaatcattagatagataatgaaatataattgtatatggtatctacaaatatcatatttgttgattgATTCTTTCAAAAGCTTGATTaaattttacttggtttgactttacaAAAAAATAAATCCTAAGCGTTGATGGGCTTACAAATTTTTGTATTCATATATGCTCAGATGTGATCTACACAAAAGAAAACAAATCTGAGGATTAAATCAATTTTTTCCCTTTTAGGAACCACAGTTTTATCTTTTTCATCATCAATTTTTTGATTTTCAAAATAATAGAAGTAGAGTAATCAGTCCAGACAGATGAATACATTTGTCGTTGTAAACTATACGGTACGCACAGATAAAACAGACAGTTAGCTGGAGCCTTTCGATTTCTAAATTGTCACGGGATGGTACCTCCCTCAACAGCCCAAACTAAGATGATATTTTTCTCTTCAAATTTAGGATTAATAAAAATACACTAAGCATAGTAATCAGTCCAGACAGCTGAATAGGTTTGAGTTTCAAATTATAGGATTCCCACAGAAGAGAGACATCAACAAGCTTCAGCCTTGCATTCCTGAAGTTGGTCACAGGTTGGTAAATTCATCAACAGCACAAGTTCCTCGCCACCTCTTGAAACTGAATGGGCACCTGATGGTACATGCATCAGCACCCCAAAGTTCCCCTTGCCTCTTGAAACTGGATCCTGTACAGGTAGGAATACAAAGAACATGTTTGTTTAATTACTTGACAAGGAAGCACAAACCAAATTGTAGCGAATGGGAGGCTCAGTTCACTTAGAAGTTTGTTACTCCATGAAGTTTAATCAATTATTTTACAATTGGTCTTCTTTAGGAAGACAACAATTAACTGTCTCATAGCTGATAGCAGCACtgaagccagccatgtttgctcatcCATCGAAGTTTGATGCTTCAAAGAAGCAATCGGTTAGACACATATATTGACTTGCATGGAGGTTAATTAGTTGACACACCTGACTGGATAATACTATGCAACATAAGAGATTGAGATTTGACCATGCTTTACCCCCATTATATGAAGGCTTTATATGCAACTAAATTGTACTCCTACTAATACCAGGAAGATTCATAAGTTAACTTACAGTATCTCCAACAATCGGTAGTCCTTTGGATTATAATTTCTGTGCCAAGTATACTCAAGAACTTCAAAACTTTGCAAACTCTGTCATCAATCTCATCAAATTTGACTTTAATAATCTTTAGGCATCCTGATATAGCAGCTGGTTTGTGAatcaaactattatttccttccACTTCCAATGCAAGAGCAGTTTCTTCTTGCTGTAGCAGACAAAAGTATGTCAACAATATACACCAATCATGCATGAAACTTAACACTACAACAACTCTGCAACAGTCCACTTAGAAAGCATATACCTTGCGCAGTTGAAGAATTAGATTCTCAAGAACCGGCGAATGTTCAAGCATACAAACTAGCGCATGAAGGTTGATTTGAACACACCATTCATTCAGCAACAAAGTCTTCAATTTACTAAATGTAGGGCACCATCGCAAATCCCTTCTGAAAATAAGCTGAACAAAGTGCAAAACAGTAATAGTTAACGGTCCAGTATTGAAGTCCACAATGCAATGGTACTGTAGTGAATTGGACCTTTGGACGAACATTTAAAACCCATATGTAGAGAAAGTATGTAAGCACTGTCAATATGTCATATTTAGCTAGTCCGTCCACATTTACAAGGAAATGTTGACATATCATTCATTTCGAAATCCACATCATGGTCATGCGTTCTTAATGGCTATTCCCAATATCACATGAATTTCTCAACTAGAATTGTTTCAGACCTCAAAGTGCAGTAGCATAAACATATCTATCAAGAATCTCTAATATGTGCATAATGAAACATAGAAGCTCGTCTGATGGAAATATGTGTGGgctacacttttttttttttttttgttaactgATATGCAAAGGTGGATACAGATCCTGATAGAGACAATTATAGATATCAGAACAATTTTGGATTAAGAAGTTAAGATGGAAGAATGTGTAAGTTTACCATTCCCAAATAAGCTATCAACTCCAAATTTGTGGCACAAGACAGACCTCCAAGAAGTACGCAGCCACCATTGTGGTCATCATTACCACAACAATCTGCACAAGTACCACAACACTCCccagcaacaccttcacgacAGAAGTCATCCGAGTAGTTGCGGGGAATGACAACTGCGGTTTCTAATGATAGCATGCTTTCAAGCAATGGTGTTCTACCTACAAATGATATGAGTTGCAGCGACACGAGATTTGGGACAGAAATACGGATCCTGCCATCATGCCTGAAAGCACATTGTTTGATGCTCATATGCTTTAAAGACGGGGACAAGATCCTACTAGTCTCTAAGGCACTGCCTTTTATCTTTAGATCCTCCAACGCTGTACAGCTTGAAAAATCCAGGAAGTTGTGTTTCAGATTCACATTTGAAAACTCCAATCTTCTCAATTGCCGGGAGACCAGAGGAGGCCCATCCAAACAGATATGCATGTAAGAATCGGGCTTGACAGTGAGCACCTGAGCTTGGCACGACAAAGCATGACGGATCCAAATGCTGATCCATTTAGTTTCGTCTTCCAAATTATCATACTTGATCTCGACCTCATCTAGAGTCGAGCCGGGGTCACGGAGGAGCAGCAGGCAGTTCATAAAGTTGCTAAGGGAAGCGCCGTTGCCCTCCTCCCACCTCCCAATGGAGTTGACGCGAAGACAGCGCATGGATTTCCAAAGATAGCGCCAGCGCCGGGCGAGCACGCTGGTGTGCACCGCCTCGGCCGCCTGCAGGAAGCCAAGTACATGGTGGAGCACATCGTCCGGCAGTGTGCTGATCCGGTCCTCCTTGCTGGAGTTTGATGCTTTGTTGGCCTTGCTTGTGTGAGGCATTCCGTCGAACTAGTGGTGTGCGCGTGAAGCTGCGAGGAGATATGACGGTAACAAATTAGGGGCGGCGGCACGGACGAAGATGGAACGATAAAACCCGAGATTTTAGTAGCTCACCTCCCCCTGCCTCAGCTCTGGCGCGTAGGCTGTGGTCGGCGGCAGCGGTGAGGTGGAAGGAAAGAATACCACCCCACCCTTGCTCACTATCTTCCGAACAGAGAGCTCCTCccctcc contains:
- the LOC124696067 gene encoding MEIOTIC F-BOX protein MOF-like yields the protein MPHTSKANKASNSSKEDRISTLPDDVLHHVLGFLQAAEAVHTSVLARRWRYLWKSMRCLRVNSIGRWEEGNGASLSNFMNCLLLLRDPGSTLDEVEIKYDNLEDETKWISIWIRHALSCQAQVLTVKPDSYMHICLDGPPLVSRQLRRLEFSNVNLKHNFLDFSSCTALEDLKIKGSALETSRILSPSLKHMSIKQCAFRHDGRIRISVPNLVSLQLISFVGRTPLLESMLSLETAVVIPRNYSDDFCREGVAGECCGTCADCCGNDDHNGGCVLLGGLSCATNLELIAYLGMLIFRRDLRWCPTFSKLKTLLLNEWCVQINLHALVCMLEHSPVLENLILQLRKQEETALALEVEGNNSLIHKPAAISGCLKIIKVKFDEIDDRVCKVLKFLSILGTEIIIQRTTDCWRY